From the Bdellovibrio reynosensis genome, one window contains:
- a CDS encoding chalcone isomerase family protein, whose product MKHILVASLVSLMASASMAALLTPTGAGPKIEGISLPASVSATTEGQASTLSSVGAGLRSKKVVFVNVKVYVGQLFVSNPESFKKSDAEALTSLKAQKAAAVQLHFLRNVEAEKVQQSFVEAFKANKVNTDDAGIKQFLSAVSQGGEAKEGKALSILGTKLADNTEVISYESTAGTVSEIKGGAGLIEKVFSIWLGKPSDDGVADLKKSILK is encoded by the coding sequence ATGAAACACATTCTTGTCGCATCTTTGGTAAGCTTGATGGCTTCTGCATCAATGGCTGCTCTTTTAACTCCGACGGGCGCTGGCCCAAAAATCGAAGGCATTTCTTTACCAGCCTCAGTATCTGCAACCACTGAAGGCCAAGCTTCCACGTTATCTTCCGTCGGTGCTGGTTTACGCAGCAAAAAAGTAGTTTTCGTAAACGTAAAAGTTTACGTAGGACAACTTTTTGTAAGCAATCCTGAGTCATTCAAAAAGTCTGATGCCGAAGCATTAACTTCTCTAAAAGCTCAAAAAGCGGCCGCAGTTCAATTGCACTTCTTAAGAAACGTTGAGGCAGAAAAAGTTCAGCAGTCCTTCGTTGAAGCCTTCAAGGCAAATAAAGTAAACACTGACGATGCAGGCATTAAGCAATTCCTTTCCGCAGTCTCCCAAGGCGGAGAAGCCAAAGAAGGCAAGGCCCTTTCCATCCTGGGCACAAAACTAGCTGACAATACTGAAGTCATCTCTTACGAATCAACTGCAGGCACAGTATCAGAAATCAAAGGCGGAGCTGGCCTTATCGAAAAAGTATTCTCGATCTGGTTAGGAAAACCATCCGACGATGGCGTTGCGGATCTTAAGAAATCAATCTTGAAGTAA
- a CDS encoding NADPH-dependent FMN reductase, with translation MKVFLFAASLRKGSYNKKLVRIAADLLSEHVFCEVEVCEFNEFPMPMFNADIAEEFGIPDSIAKLGNKIQEADAVIISTPEYNGSIPGTLKNAIDWLSMLDPNPLAKKYVCLIGASDERLGGVRGNIHCRVPFHILGAYMYPNYFDVALSDTAFDEKGQLKDPKQVEKLNDILGDFLRFASRKESPFDVLDDFIGNRDFTRSNNANH, from the coding sequence ATGAAAGTCTTTCTTTTCGCAGCTTCGTTACGTAAGGGATCTTACAACAAAAAACTCGTTCGAATTGCAGCGGACCTGCTTAGTGAACACGTTTTTTGCGAAGTCGAAGTTTGTGAGTTTAATGAATTTCCCATGCCGATGTTTAACGCCGATATTGCCGAAGAGTTTGGAATTCCTGATTCCATCGCTAAGTTAGGAAATAAGATTCAGGAGGCCGATGCCGTTATAATTTCAACCCCAGAATATAACGGAAGTATTCCTGGAACCTTGAAAAATGCCATTGATTGGTTATCGATGTTAGATCCCAATCCTTTGGCGAAAAAATATGTTTGTCTTATCGGAGCTTCTGATGAACGCCTAGGTGGAGTCCGGGGAAATATACATTGTCGTGTCCCGTTCCATATTCTTGGAGCATATATGTATCCAAATTACTTCGACGTCGCTCTTTCAGACACAGCGTTTGATGAAAAAGGTCAGCTTAAAGATCCTAAGCAGGTTGAAAAACTAAATGATATTTTAGGGGATTTTCTTCGCTTTGCTTCTAGAAAAGAATCACCATTTGATGTGTTGGATGACTTTATCGGCAATCGTGATTTCACTCGTTCAAATAATGCTAATCACTGA
- a CDS encoding DMT family transporter: MAMAYLYLAMAIVFEVIGTITMKYSEGFTKVLPVIMTVICHGICFVALAVALKSLPVSLAYAIWAGVGTAIMALIGLFMFNEPLPIQKVLATSLIIAGVVMLNFADTKSEKVEQVAKIESSSLSPEKNVVVEEPTSPYQQDQNAG, translated from the coding sequence ATGGCTATGGCATATTTATATCTTGCGATGGCGATTGTTTTTGAGGTTATTGGTACAATTACGATGAAGTATTCAGAGGGATTCACAAAGGTGCTTCCAGTGATAATGACAGTGATTTGTCATGGAATCTGCTTTGTGGCGCTCGCTGTAGCACTAAAATCTTTACCGGTCAGTTTAGCTTATGCAATTTGGGCCGGCGTGGGTACGGCAATTATGGCGTTGATTGGATTATTTATGTTCAATGAGCCTTTGCCAATCCAAAAAGTTTTAGCGACTAGCTTGATTATTGCCGGTGTGGTGATGTTGAACTTTGCAGATACTAAGTCTGAAAAAGTTGAACAAGTAGCGAAGATTGAATCTTCAAGTCTTTCTCCAGAGAAAAATGTCGTGGTGGAAGAACCTACTTCCCCCTATCAGCAGGATCAAAACGCCGGTTAG